A stretch of the bacterium genome encodes the following:
- the ligD gene encoding non-homologous end-joining DNA ligase, giving the protein MASKKSHRVQVGKRTFELSNLEKVLYPDDHIVKAELVEYYLKLAPTILAHLKGRPLSLVRYPDGISGEMFFQKNKPDWAPEWLESVRLGSGDEKKEYVIATEEASLVWLANLACIELHQGHGRSPNFDLPDYMVIDLDPPDGFPFPQVVELAFDLKPHIESYGYIPFVKTTGRKGLHLVMPIEPKWPFEEVFEAAKAIAQPFVEKNSSRTTLHIQKEYRKGRVLIDVFRIRPGQTTVAAYSVRGLPGAPVSTPLTWDELERTKRSVEWNLHNVPQKVLSSGDPWETMAAYAVELHTHRKKTETTKKTLKPSRKHKTPEQLETYSEKRRFDKTPEPQPEVILGQGSSFVIHRHHASRLHYDLRLEKDGVLKSWAVPKGLPPRPGVKRLAVATEDHPLEYLNFEGAIPKGEYGGGQMWAYATGKYQITKEKKNGFYFRLNSRELNAEYRVHLMKENQWLLERVDTPQIDWLHDPIEPMLSDSRNDVPKNDEYLFEVKWDGIRALIAVDEGNVRIHSRNQMDISAQFPELALPESFRVSGALIDGEIVCLDESGKPIFKNVIHRMQQKSEGAITRAKAKFPAVCYVFDLLYLDGRPVVHEPLIRRREWLEDIVRKDSAYRVSATVTEGKELFDAAKQIGLEGIMAKRKNSAYLPGKRSDHWVKIKTRHTIDVYIIGYTTGKGDREQTLGALHVAEKNNGKLRYLGKVGTGFDESLLSSISEAVRELKKTPKPVSDKILDEKVTTWVEPQLMCEVQYASFTKDGMLREPVFVRIREDL; this is encoded by the coding sequence ATGGCCTCCAAAAAATCCCACAGAGTTCAAGTTGGAAAACGGACATTCGAATTGTCCAACCTTGAAAAAGTTTTGTATCCCGACGATCACATCGTCAAAGCGGAGCTGGTGGAATATTATCTGAAGCTGGCACCCACCATTCTAGCGCATCTCAAAGGCAGGCCGTTGTCGCTGGTACGATATCCCGACGGCATTAGCGGTGAAATGTTTTTTCAAAAAAATAAGCCCGATTGGGCACCCGAGTGGTTGGAATCGGTACGGCTCGGCAGCGGTGATGAGAAAAAAGAATACGTGATTGCAACCGAAGAGGCATCTCTTGTCTGGCTAGCCAATCTTGCTTGCATCGAACTTCATCAAGGCCATGGCCGTTCACCCAATTTTGATTTGCCCGACTACATGGTGATCGATCTCGATCCACCAGACGGCTTTCCATTTCCGCAAGTAGTTGAACTGGCTTTTGATCTAAAGCCGCATATCGAGTCCTACGGTTATATTCCTTTTGTCAAAACGACCGGCCGGAAAGGTTTGCACCTCGTTATGCCGATCGAACCCAAGTGGCCGTTTGAGGAAGTATTTGAAGCCGCCAAAGCCATTGCGCAGCCGTTCGTCGAAAAAAATTCCTCACGCACAACCTTACATATTCAAAAAGAATATCGCAAAGGCCGCGTGTTGATCGATGTTTTTCGAATTCGCCCCGGACAGACGACTGTGGCCGCCTACAGCGTACGCGGATTGCCGGGAGCGCCGGTTTCCACTCCATTGACATGGGACGAACTCGAACGCACCAAGCGTTCGGTGGAATGGAATCTTCATAACGTGCCGCAAAAAGTTTTATCAAGCGGCGATCCATGGGAAACAATGGCCGCTTATGCGGTCGAATTGCATACGCATCGCAAAAAAACCGAGACCACAAAAAAAACATTGAAACCGTCGCGCAAACATAAGACTCCCGAGCAACTTGAAACGTATTCTGAAAAAAGACGATTCGATAAAACACCTGAACCTCAACCGGAAGTCATACTCGGACAAGGCTCATCGTTTGTCATTCACCGGCATCATGCTTCGCGATTGCATTACGATCTGCGGCTTGAAAAAGACGGCGTACTCAAATCGTGGGCTGTTCCCAAAGGTTTGCCACCGCGTCCGGGCGTTAAGCGTTTAGCCGTTGCAACGGAAGATCATCCTTTGGAATACCTTAATTTCGAAGGCGCTATTCCCAAAGGGGAATACGGTGGCGGACAAATGTGGGCGTATGCGACCGGCAAGTATCAAATCACCAAAGAGAAAAAAAACGGCTTTTATTTTCGGCTCAATAGCCGCGAATTAAATGCCGAATATCGCGTCCACCTGATGAAAGAAAATCAATGGCTTCTCGAACGCGTCGATACTCCGCAAATTGACTGGCTTCATGATCCGATCGAGCCGATGTTGTCCGATTCGCGCAACGACGTTCCGAAAAACGATGAGTATCTGTTTGAAGTTAAATGGGATGGCATTCGCGCACTGATCGCCGTGGATGAAGGCAATGTCCGCATTCACAGCAGAAATCAAATGGACATCAGCGCTCAATTTCCCGAACTCGCTCTCCCGGAATCATTTCGAGTCAGCGGCGCTTTGATCGATGGAGAAATCGTGTGCCTTGATGAAAGCGGGAAACCTATTTTTAAGAATGTCATCCATCGCATGCAGCAAAAATCCGAAGGCGCCATCACCCGTGCCAAAGCTAAATTTCCAGCCGTATGTTACGTGTTTGATCTCTTGTACCTTGACGGACGCCCGGTAGTACACGAGCCGTTAATACGGCGGCGTGAATGGCTGGAAGACATCGTCAGGAAAGATTCGGCTTACCGTGTCAGTGCCACTGTTACGGAAGGTAAAGAATTATTCGACGCGGCAAAACAGATCGGACTTGAGGGAATCATGGCTAAACGGAAAAACAGCGCCTACCTTCCGGGCAAACGCAGTGACCATTGGGTAAAAATCAAAACGCGCCACACCATAGACGTTTATATTATCGGCTACACAACGGGTAAAGGCGATCGCGAACAGACGCTGGGTGCACTGCATGTTGCCGAAAAAAATAATGGAAAATTACGCTATCTTGGAAAAGTTGGAACCGGCTTTGATGAATCTTTGTTGTCCTCAATTTCCGAAGCCGTTCGTGAACTCAAAAAAACTCCCAAACCTGTTTCAGATAAAATTCTTGATGAAAAAGTAACAACCTGGGTCGAACCGCAACTTATGTGTGAAGTTCAGTACGCGTCTTTTACAAAAGATGGTATGTTACGAGAGCCGGTTTTCGTTCGAATCCGAGAAGATCTCTAA
- a CDS encoding type II toxin-antitoxin system HicA family toxin — translation MPRITPVHWKRLECIFLKHGFAFDRSSGDHKIYVKKGILRPIVIPTYKEIDTEIIKSNLKTAGLSREDYFKLLSEC, via the coding sequence ATGCCACGCATAACACCAGTTCATTGGAAAAGATTAGAATGTATTTTTCTTAAACATGGATTTGCTTTCGATAGATCAAGTGGTGATCATAAAATATATGTCAAAAAGGGGATACTTAGGCCGATAGTAATTCCAACGTATAAAGAAATTGATACTGAAATAATAAAAAGTAATTTAAAAACAGCTGGTCTATCAAGAGAAGATTATTTTAAACTATTATCAGAATGCTAA
- a CDS encoding VOC family protein produces the protein MTNALNWFEIPVTDFERAKKFYSSIYDFDMPEMAMGPNRMGFLLYDQPKGYIGGAIVQGEGYVPSAQGALIYLNGGSDLNTVLERVKKSGGKVILPKTPISPELGFFALFTDTEGNKLGLHSMK, from the coding sequence CTGACCAATGCACTTAACTGGTTTGAAATCCCGGTTACGGATTTCGAACGGGCAAAAAAATTCTATAGTTCAATATATGACTTCGACATGCCGGAAATGGCGATGGGGCCGAACCGAATGGGATTTCTCTTATACGATCAGCCCAAAGGTTATATCGGCGGCGCTATCGTTCAAGGTGAAGGATATGTGCCATCCGCACAGGGTGCGCTGATTTATTTGAATGGTGGAAGTGATTTGAATACGGTTTTAGAACGCGTCAAAAAATCCGGAGGAAAAGTCATTTTGCCCAAGACGCCAATCTCACCTGAACTTGGTTTTTTTGCGCTGTTTACGGATACCGAAGGTAACAAGCTTGGCCTTCATTCCATGAAATAA
- a CDS encoding IS1595 family transposase — translation MEAKSNKLRLDKVARISEDEARETLEKLRWPDGVCCPRCGSLNVYKLEGKSVRKGVYRCKDCRSVKQKDQFTVTVGTIFEDSHIKLSTWLTAISLMCASKKGISAHQIHRMLGITYKSAWFMCHRIRYAMQPDKPERKLKGIIEVDETYIGGKSRRTAKTTGLENKTPVVSLLQRGGKVRSFVVSTVTAATLKEVLNENINPKSHLMTDELESYKKIGKGFASHQTVKHSAYEYSRGNVTTNTVEGFFGLLKRGVNGTFHHLSKEHLHRYLAEFDFRYNRRKLTDSERIKEAIEGFEGKRLTYKKSINN, via the coding sequence ATGGAAGCCAAGAGCAATAAGCTAAGATTAGACAAGGTAGCAAGAATCAGTGAAGACGAAGCCCGCGAAACTTTAGAGAAGTTGCGTTGGCCTGACGGTGTATGTTGCCCCCGCTGTGGTAGCTTGAACGTCTACAAACTCGAAGGTAAAAGCGTTCGTAAGGGTGTTTATCGCTGTAAAGATTGCCGCAGTGTAAAACAAAAAGATCAATTCACCGTAACGGTCGGAACTATCTTTGAAGATAGTCATATCAAACTTAGCACTTGGCTAACCGCTATTTCTTTAATGTGTGCAAGTAAAAAAGGAATCAGTGCCCATCAAATACACCGTATGTTAGGCATCACATATAAAAGCGCGTGGTTCATGTGCCATAGAATCCGGTATGCAATGCAACCGGATAAACCTGAAAGAAAATTAAAAGGCATTATCGAAGTTGACGAAACATATATTGGCGGTAAAAGTAGACGTACGGCCAAAACAACAGGACTTGAAAATAAAACTCCCGTTGTATCATTGTTACAGCGTGGCGGTAAAGTTAGATCATTCGTAGTTTCTACAGTGACAGCCGCAACATTGAAAGAAGTATTAAACGAAAACATTAATCCTAAATCACACTTAATGACTGATGAACTTGAGAGCTATAAAAAGATTGGGAAAGGATTTGCTTCCCATCAAACAGTTAAACATAGTGCTTATGAATATTCACGTGGCAATGTGACAACGAATACCGTTGAAGGTTTTTTTGGATTATTAAAACGTGGCGTAAACGGTACATTTCATCACTTAAGCAAAGAACATTTACACAGATACCTTGCTGAATTTGATTTCAGATATAACCGCAGAAAATTGACCGATAGTGAAAGAATTAAAGAAGCTATTGAGGGATTTGAGGGTAAAAGACTCACCTATAAAAAATCTATTAATAATTAA
- a CDS encoding response regulator transcription factor, whose translation MIKVSIVDDNLNVREGLEALINGTDGYECVATYASCESMLNSVNNKPPHVLLMDLSLPGISGIEGIKRVKKLMPNVNILVLTIHEENEFIIEALCAGAAGYVVKGISPAKLLEFIKEVNEGGAPMSSTIARKIVTIIQHTNQKPKSDEIHLSAQEERVLQKLSTGNTYEAIAQELNISFNTIKFHVRNIYSKLQSNNRTEAIAKAIRLKIIDMN comes from the coding sequence ATGATCAAAGTAAGTATTGTAGACGACAATTTAAATGTAAGGGAAGGCCTTGAAGCATTGATAAATGGAACCGATGGCTATGAGTGCGTGGCCACGTATGCTTCATGTGAGAGTATGCTCAACAGCGTCAATAATAAACCTCCTCATGTTTTACTTATGGATTTGAGTTTACCGGGCATTTCGGGAATTGAAGGAATCAAAAGAGTAAAAAAATTGATGCCGAATGTTAACATCCTGGTTCTAACCATACATGAAGAAAATGAATTCATTATTGAAGCGCTATGCGCAGGAGCCGCAGGATATGTCGTCAAAGGAATATCTCCGGCCAAGCTGTTAGAATTCATAAAAGAAGTCAACGAAGGTGGCGCTCCGATGAGTTCTACCATTGCACGCAAAATCGTTACGATTATCCAGCATACTAACCAAAAACCTAAGTCGGATGAAATTCATCTTTCGGCGCAAGAGGAAAGAGTATTGCAGAAACTTTCAACCGGAAATACGTATGAGGCCATTGCTCAAGAATTGAACATTAGTTTTAACACTATTAAATTTCATGTGAGAAACATTTATTCAAAACTTCAATCAAACAACCGGACAGAGGCCATTGCAAAGGCAATCCGACTTAAAATCATTGATATGAATTAA
- a CDS encoding prolyl oligopeptidase family serine peptidase, with protein MLQNTTSSKSFVASSLLILLFTVLACGPSDRQPIKYPIAKTVDTSNVYHGTTIIDPYRWLEDMNSDETLQWVKAQDQLLSEQLHSMNYYSKIKDRIAELVNYDRYTIPVKASRQFFFMKTEARKGKPDLYVLDEATGEERMLVDSKTLPALFQVDSGAVLSTIYPSQDARYVLLAIAQGASSPLITAKLFEVSSSKITDEITGLHLWTGTICWNKNNDGFFYIRYDIGDKEKVLTSTPTNPRVYFHRKGTPQNSDRLIYQATDREQALLSISNSWDGHYLIIDERIGSQVENKIYAVAMTGNHFPVQPIFNQLNANYTFLGNEGSSLFFYTNLNSPNGRIINYDLSSRRTEEVVAPQEESIMGGSLVGGNVMGYIGKRFVLGYSKNGKTFLRIFDNKGRLERTVDIPIDGSIWGNVFGNQQDEEFYYQFLGLVKPSSIYRYDLNSGTQTVFKESDIHFPADQIETRQVFYSSKDGTKIPMFISYKKNIGLDGKNPSMIFGYGAFNWISFLWYQPHLLLWLEIGGVYAQPSIRGGGEYGEQWHQAGILLNRQNAIDDYNAAAQWLIDSNYSSNDRIVATGGSASASLAAAAFLQKPNLYGAAVFDRVALDMIRYNRFTNANSWVQEFGNPDNENEFKVLQSYSPYHTIDSSTCYPPVLVMQGNLDHVAPPLHAYKFIARMQAETKYCGNPIFLKMMWNVGHSFGNTSEQNIDSRTDEMAFLVKVLQLQNLLEVRR; from the coding sequence ATGTTGCAAAATACAACTTCGTCAAAAAGCTTCGTTGCATCTTCGCTTCTAATATTATTATTTACAGTTCTGGCTTGTGGCCCATCGGATCGACAACCCATCAAATATCCGATTGCAAAAACTGTTGACACGTCAAACGTTTATCATGGTACAACCATAATCGATCCTTACCGCTGGTTGGAAGACATGAACAGCGACGAAACACTGCAATGGGTGAAAGCGCAGGATCAATTGTTATCCGAACAACTTCATTCAATGAATTATTACAGTAAAATTAAAGATCGTATTGCTGAATTGGTTAATTATGATCGCTATACCATTCCGGTTAAAGCATCGCGTCAATTCTTTTTTATGAAAACGGAGGCTCGGAAGGGAAAGCCGGATTTATATGTTTTGGATGAAGCAACAGGCGAAGAACGTATGTTAGTCGATTCGAAAACATTGCCTGCGCTATTTCAAGTGGATTCCGGCGCTGTTTTGTCAACGATTTATCCTAGCCAGGACGCGCGTTATGTTTTGTTAGCAATCGCACAGGGAGCGTCAAGCCCTTTAATCACAGCAAAATTATTCGAAGTGTCTTCGTCAAAGATAACCGATGAAATTACGGGATTACATTTATGGACCGGAACGATTTGCTGGAATAAAAATAATGATGGCTTTTTTTACATCCGATATGATATCGGTGATAAAGAAAAAGTTTTAACATCCACTCCCACAAACCCCAGGGTATATTTTCACCGGAAAGGTACGCCTCAAAATTCGGATCGGTTAATTTATCAGGCAACCGATCGTGAACAGGCTCTTCTTTCTATTTCAAATTCATGGGATGGTCATTACTTGATCATCGACGAACGGATCGGATCACAAGTTGAGAATAAAATTTATGCGGTAGCAATGACTGGCAACCATTTTCCTGTCCAACCGATTTTCAATCAGCTTAACGCCAACTATACTTTTTTGGGTAATGAGGGCTCCTCATTATTTTTCTATACTAATTTGAATTCACCCAACGGCCGGATTATTAATTATGACTTATCCTCCCGACGTACGGAAGAAGTAGTTGCACCCCAGGAAGAATCGATTATGGGCGGGAGTCTCGTCGGAGGCAACGTGATGGGTTATATTGGAAAAAGATTCGTATTGGGTTATTCAAAAAACGGAAAAACATTCCTCAGGATCTTCGATAACAAAGGACGTCTCGAACGTACTGTCGATATCCCGATTGACGGATCAATTTGGGGAAATGTATTTGGAAATCAGCAAGATGAAGAATTTTATTATCAATTCCTTGGGCTTGTTAAACCCAGTTCCATTTATCGGTATGATTTAAATAGTGGAACCCAAACGGTTTTCAAAGAATCGGATATCCATTTTCCGGCCGACCAAATTGAAACACGCCAAGTGTTTTATTCCAGTAAAGACGGAACAAAAATTCCCATGTTCATTAGCTATAAAAAGAATATCGGGTTGGATGGAAAAAATCCTTCAATGATTTTCGGGTACGGAGCTTTCAATTGGATTTCATTTCTGTGGTATCAACCTCATTTACTCCTATGGCTGGAGATAGGCGGCGTCTATGCTCAACCTTCGATTCGCGGAGGCGGCGAATACGGTGAACAATGGCATCAAGCCGGGATATTGCTGAACAGACAGAATGCGATCGATGATTATAATGCCGCGGCACAATGGCTGATCGACAGCAATTATTCTTCCAATGACCGGATCGTTGCTACCGGCGGCAGTGCGAGCGCATCGTTGGCTGCAGCGGCTTTTTTACAAAAGCCCAATCTCTACGGAGCCGCTGTATTCGACCGCGTTGCACTGGATATGATACGATACAATCGTTTTACGAACGCCAACAGTTGGGTTCAGGAATTCGGGAATCCGGACAATGAAAACGAATTTAAAGTGCTGCAATCGTATTCACCTTATCATACTATTGATTCGTCGACTTGTTATCCTCCGGTATTAGTGATGCAGGGCAATTTAGACCACGTTGCCCCGCCACTCCACGCCTATAAATTTATTGCACGAATGCAGGCTGAAACAAAATACTGCGGCAATCCAATTTTTCTCAAAATGATGTGGAATGTCGGTCACTCATTTGGCAATACTTCTGAGCAGAATATCGATTCTCGTACCGACGAAATGGCTTTCCTGGTAAAAGTTCTTCAATTGCAAAATCTGCTCGAAGTTCGGAGATAA
- a CDS encoding aminotransferase class I/II-fold pyridoxal phosphate-dependent enzyme, with product MEPLLIHPAHRTEEITYAVRDVVVLAEKAAKRGLEMLYLNIGDPNVFDFRTPPHIVEAACKAMTENKNGYAHSSGIKEGLAAIEKDAEKKGIRNIRDIFITTGVSEAIDLCLTALVNEGENVLSPSPGYPLYGAILKKLNTVDNPYYLDESNGWQPDVEEMASKINAKTRAIILINPNNPTGSVCSKEVLEKIIALAAKHNLIIFADEIYDRLLLDGDTSTSLASLNSDVPIITFNGLSKSYLVPGFRIGWGIVSGNSAMLTSYIEAVNKLLRARVCANHPMQYAIKPALEGDQSHLVDMRHRLARRRDITCKMLNSIPEISVVKPLGAFYAFASLNIRETDNEFVRALIEETGVVVVAGSGFGQVPGSKHFRVVFLPDENKLMKAYEKILDFVTKFSKR from the coding sequence ATGGAACCCTTACTGATTCATCCTGCCCATCGAACTGAGGAAATTACATACGCCGTTCGTGATGTAGTAGTTTTAGCTGAAAAAGCCGCCAAACGCGGCCTTGAAATGTTATATCTCAATATCGGCGATCCGAATGTTTTTGATTTCCGTACGCCGCCGCACATCGTCGAAGCCGCGTGCAAAGCGATGACTGAAAATAAAAACGGTTACGCTCATTCCTCCGGTATTAAAGAAGGTCTGGCTGCCATTGAAAAAGATGCCGAGAAAAAAGGTATCCGCAATATACGGGATATTTTCATAACCACCGGCGTCAGTGAAGCTATCGATCTCTGTCTGACGGCTTTGGTCAATGAAGGTGAAAACGTACTGTCCCCAAGTCCGGGCTATCCTTTGTACGGCGCTATTTTGAAAAAACTCAATACCGTCGACAATCCTTATTATCTCGACGAATCCAATGGCTGGCAGCCTGACGTCGAAGAAATGGCGTCGAAAATCAATGCCAAAACACGCGCCATTATCCTGATCAATCCCAATAATCCTACAGGCTCTGTCTGCTCGAAAGAAGTATTGGAAAAGATCATCGCACTCGCTGCTAAGCACAATCTGATTATTTTTGCCGATGAAATTTATGATAGACTGTTGCTCGACGGCGATACGTCCACTTCTCTCGCATCATTAAATTCCGACGTACCGATCATTACATTCAACGGCCTTTCCAAATCGTATCTCGTTCCGGGTTTTCGCATCGGCTGGGGTATTGTCAGTGGTAATTCAGCTATGTTAACGTCGTACATCGAGGCAGTTAATAAACTTCTCCGCGCTCGTGTTTGTGCTAATCATCCGATGCAGTACGCCATTAAACCGGCATTGGAAGGCGACCAAAGCCATTTAGTTGACATGCGGCATCGCCTCGCCCGGCGCCGGGATATTACATGCAAAATGCTGAATTCTATTCCGGAAATTTCAGTCGTCAAACCGCTCGGCGCTTTTTATGCGTTCGCATCGCTGAACATTCGTGAGACCGATAATGAATTCGTCAGAGCGCTCATAGAAGAAACAGGTGTGGTTGTTGTCGCCGGCAGCGGATTCGGGCAGGTTCCCGGATCCAAACATTTTCGCGTTGTATTTCTGCCGGATGAAAATAAGCTCATGAAGGCGTACGAAAAAATATTGGACTTCGTAACAAAATTTAGTAAACGCTAA
- a CDS encoding methylated-DNA--[protein]-cysteine S-methyltransferase, whose amino-acid sequence MEKALLAKDSSYDGIFYAAITSTRIFCRPSCSAKKPLLKNVEFFPTPIEALQSGFRPCLRCRPMDNGHPDWVQQLIKSIELHPDEKIYDDRLRSMGIPPEKARRYFIKHFGMTFQAFARSRRLNASFGKIRKGSKLDDVILSHGYDSHSGFRDAFVKIFGRPPGKIHASDCITISWTETPIGPMVVGATSDAICFLEYTNPKRLEEQSAALKKRFQVAIVPGTNEWIEKLNMQLGEYFKGERKKFDVPLIYPGTPFEEKVWNALLKIPYGETRSYEELAKVVGSPLGQRAVGRANGLNRIAIVIPCHRVVNKSGELGGYGGGLWRKQRLLELETGNLRLF is encoded by the coding sequence ATGGAAAAGGCTTTATTGGCGAAAGATTCATCCTATGACGGTATTTTTTATGCAGCCATTACATCGACACGAATCTTTTGCCGGCCATCCTGTTCGGCCAAGAAGCCTCTGCTGAAAAATGTCGAATTTTTTCCAACACCCATTGAAGCTTTGCAATCAGGGTTTCGTCCCTGTTTACGATGCCGGCCGATGGATAACGGGCATCCGGATTGGGTGCAACAGTTGATCAAAAGCATTGAGCTTCATCCTGATGAAAAAATATACGACGACCGTTTACGCAGTATGGGTATTCCTCCGGAAAAAGCACGGCGTTATTTCATAAAACATTTTGGAATGACATTTCAGGCGTTTGCGCGATCGCGCCGTTTGAATGCGTCATTCGGAAAAATCAGAAAGGGCAGTAAATTGGATGACGTTATTCTAAGCCACGGATACGATTCTCATAGCGGTTTCCGTGACGCTTTCGTCAAGATTTTCGGGCGTCCTCCCGGAAAAATCCATGCTTCCGATTGCATCACTATTTCATGGACCGAGACGCCGATTGGCCCTATGGTTGTTGGCGCGACATCCGATGCAATTTGTTTCCTCGAATACACCAATCCGAAACGTTTGGAGGAACAATCCGCCGCATTGAAAAAACGTTTTCAGGTCGCTATCGTACCGGGAACCAATGAATGGATCGAAAAACTGAATATGCAATTGGGTGAATATTTCAAAGGCGAACGAAAAAAATTCGATGTACCATTGATTTATCCCGGAACGCCGTTCGAGGAAAAAGTCTGGAATGCGCTTTTAAAAATTCCATACGGTGAAACGCGTTCATACGAAGAACTGGCCAAAGTCGTCGGATCACCTCTGGGGCAGCGGGCTGTCGGCCGCGCTAACGGACTTAACCGTATCGCCATCGTCATCCCCTGCCATCGCGTAGTCAATAAAAGCGGCGAACTCGGCGGGTACGGCGGCGGACTATGGCGGAAACAACGCCTGCTGGAGCTTGAAACCGGAAATTTAAGATTATTCTAA